The Neobacillus sp. PS3-34 genome has a window encoding:
- the pruA gene encoding L-glutamate gamma-semialdehyde dehydrogenase, with amino-acid sequence MVQPYKHEPFTDFTNEKERQGYLEALKTVEGYLGQDYDLVIGGEKITTEDKIVSYNPSNKEEVIGRVSKANQELAEKAMQAAVEAFKTWKKTKAEVRADVLFKAAAIIRRRKHEFSALLTKEAGKPWREADADTAEAIDFLEFYARQMLKLKDGVPVQSRPNEYNRYDYIPLGVGVIISPWNFPLAIMAGTTVAAIVTGNTVLLKPASTTPIVAAKFVEVMEEAGLPAGVLNFVPGSGAEVGDYLVDHKDTRFVSFTGSREVGLRIFERSSKVGEGHLWMKRLIAEMGGKDTIVVDSEADLELAAQSIMASAFGFSGQKCSACSRAIVVEDVYDQVLNRVVELTSQLTVGNPEEQSTFTGPVIDRNAFKKIMEYVEIGKQEGKLMAGGEGDDSKGFFIKPTIFADLDPKSRIMQEEIFGPVVGFSKAKDFNEAIEFANNTEYGLTGAVITTNRAHMEQAREDFHVGNLYFNRGCTGAIVGYQPFGGFNMSGTDSKAGGPDYLLLHMQAKTTSEMY; translated from the coding sequence AGGCACTGAAAACTGTCGAGGGTTATTTAGGACAGGATTATGATCTTGTCATTGGCGGAGAAAAGATTACGACTGAAGATAAAATCGTTTCCTATAATCCATCAAATAAAGAAGAAGTCATCGGACGCGTTTCAAAAGCGAACCAGGAGCTGGCTGAAAAAGCAATGCAGGCTGCGGTTGAAGCGTTCAAAACATGGAAGAAGACAAAAGCGGAAGTGCGTGCAGACGTGCTATTCAAAGCAGCTGCAATCATTCGCCGCCGCAAGCATGAATTCTCTGCTCTTTTAACAAAGGAAGCAGGTAAGCCATGGAGAGAAGCGGATGCCGATACAGCAGAAGCAATCGACTTCCTTGAATTCTATGCGCGCCAAATGCTGAAATTAAAAGACGGTGTGCCAGTCCAAAGCCGTCCAAATGAATACAACCGTTATGACTATATCCCATTGGGAGTAGGCGTCATCATTTCTCCATGGAACTTCCCATTGGCGATTATGGCAGGAACAACGGTTGCGGCTATCGTGACAGGAAATACTGTTCTATTAAAGCCAGCTTCCACAACTCCAATCGTTGCGGCTAAATTCGTAGAAGTCATGGAAGAAGCAGGTCTTCCAGCAGGTGTTCTGAACTTCGTTCCAGGCAGCGGTGCTGAAGTGGGCGACTACCTCGTTGATCATAAGGACACTCGTTTTGTCAGCTTTACGGGTTCACGTGAAGTCGGTCTTCGTATTTTTGAACGTTCATCCAAAGTAGGCGAAGGCCATCTGTGGATGAAGCGCCTGATTGCGGAAATGGGCGGAAAAGATACGATCGTCGTTGACAGCGAGGCAGACCTGGAGCTAGCGGCTCAATCGATCATGGCTTCGGCGTTCGGATTCTCCGGCCAAAAATGTTCTGCTTGTTCACGTGCCATTGTCGTGGAAGACGTGTACGACCAGGTGCTGAACCGTGTGGTAGAATTGACCAGCCAATTGACTGTCGGCAATCCTGAGGAGCAAAGCACGTTCACAGGTCCGGTTATTGACCGCAATGCATTCAAAAAGATCATGGAGTACGTGGAAATTGGCAAGCAGGAAGGCAAATTGATGGCAGGCGGAGAAGGCGACGATTCCAAGGGCTTCTTCATCAAACCAACGATTTTCGCTGACCTTGACCCGAAATCCCGCATCATGCAGGAAGAAATTTTTGGCCCGGTTGTCGGCTTCTCAAAAGCGAAGGATTTCAACGAAGCAATTGAGTTTGCGAACAACACCGAGTACGGCTTAACGGGTGCGGTCATCACGACAAACCGTGCGCACATGGAACAGGCCCGTGAAGATTTCCATGTCGGAAACCTTTACTTCAACCGCGGCTGTACAGGCGCGATTGTCGGCTACCAGCCATTCGGCGGCTTCAATATGTCCGGAACCGACTCTAAGGCGGGCGGACCAGACTATCTTCTTCTTCATATGCAAGCGAAAACAACATCTGAAATGTATTAA